Proteins encoded within one genomic window of Pygocentrus nattereri isolate fPygNat1 chromosome 7, fPygNat1.pri, whole genome shotgun sequence:
- the bnc1 gene encoding zinc finger protein basonuclin-1, protein MSQAICCTMLNCSCDSFSPGKLRRRQCENCRHGWVAHALSKLKVHHMYQGSQVEIVHSNVVFDICSLMLYGTQAIPVRLKILLDRLFSVLKQDEVIQILSALDWTLQDYIRGYVLQDVAGKVLDRWAIMTFEEEIATLQQFLRFGETKSIVELMALQDKEGQAVIVPTARANSDIRSFIESSMQRPTAPPPKSEPLSRSNGHHFESLVNSMAFMLPLQLLNSAPAPLLSSRADSSLQEAPVRHETLELSPDNSTHFISDPEREEVHLDRVSTKVESDDFTISDNYSSPSTPCTPSISSDITQMSPESKIRPGEKSTVMKKGRVICSACEKTFYDKGTLKIHYNAVHLKIKHKCTIEGCNMVFSSLRSRNRHSANPNPRLHMPMNRNNRDKDLRGGLSEGEANSPQAEKREFVAATGSADSSRSVSGYLSSEPKLHSSFPSVSHSGILFPNLKTVQPVLPFYRSLVTPAELANTPGNLPSLPLLSSSVSVSVGELGNNTECVPKKKSRKSSMPIKIEKDELAEGSGSDEDESLPASTDAGMEYVIQTECDEHSIVPQTIQTQRSHTEGNQSEAKYHQNESCIMGCPSPFSGSQRELHCPSDWNRLLQQPEDQTCSEAGCGENELKKTPCKTEDAEISRNDLRAVCADGGEDLQIVTCEDNVEDDLHQCESCNKTFKNPYSVKMHYRSVHLKEMHMCTVAGCNAAFPSRRSRDRHSANLNLHHKLLTKDHYSTSGAAFTMSKDTSSDITHKETLSQASVIFKGSNRMGLVFPMSKAVENVEGPTKDMLEDETVLDLSTRGSGQSPSWDSDAGSEEGLPLEDSDESCDGLTAGQAASPAAQQLHSSSPITCHVCQKVYSNKGTFRAHYKTVHLRLLHKCKIPGCDTTFSSVRSRNRHSQNPNLHRNLPVLNQE, encoded by the exons atgtcTCAG GCTATTTGCTGTACGATGTTGAACTGTTCCTGCGACAGTTTCAGTCCGGGGAAGCTCAGACGCCGACAGTGTGAAAACTGCAGACACGGCTGGGTTGCTCATG CCCTGAGCAAGCTGAAGGTGCATCACATGTACCAGGGGAGTCAGGTGGAGATCGTTCACTCCAATGTGGTATTTGATATCTGCAGTCTGATGCTGTATGGCACTCAGGCCATTCCCGTCCGCCTGAAGATCCTTCTGGACCGACTGTTCAGTGTCCTGAAGCAGGATGAGGTCATTCAAATCCTCAGTGCACTTGATTGGACTCTGCAGGACTACATACGCGGATACGTACTCCAG GATGTGGCTGGCAAAGTACTGGACCGCTGGGCCATTATGACCTTTGAAGAAGAGATTGCGACGCTGCAACAGTTTCTACGATTCGGAGAGACCAAATCCATCGTGGAGCTGATGGCTCTGCAGGACAAAGAAGGGCAGGCGGTCATCGTGCCGACAGCCAGGGCCAACTCAGACATCCGCAGCTTCATAGAGAGCAGCATGCAACGTCCCACGGCCCCACCACCTAAATCAGAGCCTCTGAGCAGAAGCAATGGTCACCACTTTGAGAGTCTAGTGAACAGCATGGCCTTCATGCTGCCTTTGCAACTGCTCAACTCTGCCCCTGCTCCACTGCTCAGTTCCAGAGCAGACTCCAGTCTGCAGGAGGCCCCGGTGAGACATGAGACTCTGGAGCTGAGCCCTGATAACTCCACCCACTTCATCTCTGACCCAGAGAGGGAAGAAGTCCATCTAGACAGGGTAAGCACCAAGGTGGAATCTGATGATTTCACAATCAGTGATAACTATTCTTCGCCCTCGACACCCTGCACCCCCTCCATCAGCTCTGACATCACTCAGATGTCCCCAGAATCAAAAATCCGGCCAGGAGAAAAAAGCACAGTAATGAAGAAAGGTCGTGTGATCTGCAGTGCTTGTGAGAAAACCTTCTACGACAAGGGCACACTCAAGATCCACTACAATGCTGTACACCTCAAAATCAAACACAAGTGCACAATCGAGGGCTGCAACATGGTCTTCAGCTCTCTGCGGAGCCGCAACCGGCACAGTGCCAACCCCAATCCACGCCTGCACATGCCCATGAACCGCAACAACCGGGACAAGGACCTGAGGGGTGGCCTGAGTGAGGGGGAGGCGAATAGCCCTCAAGCTGAGAAGCGGGAGTTTGTAGCAGCAACAGGTTCAGCAGACAGCAGCAGGTCTGTCTCTGGCTACCTCAGCTCTGAGCCCAAACTTCACAGCTCTTTCCCCAGTGTCAGTCACAGTGGCATCCTCTTCCCCAACCTGAAAACTGTACAGCCTGTCCTGCCATTCTATCGTAGCCTGGTGACTCCTGCAGAGCTGGCCAACACACCTGGAAATCTGCCGTCACTCCCTTTGCTCTCCTCCTCTGTTTCTGTCAGTGTTGGAGAGTTGGGGAACAACACAGAGTGTGTGCCCAAGAAGAAATCCCGCAAGTCCAGCATGCCAATAAAAATAGAGAAGGACGAGCTGGCAGAGGGCAGTGGATCTGATGAAGATGAGAGCTTACCTGCCAGCACAGATGCTGGGATGGAGTATGTGATACAGACTGAATGTGACGAGCACAGCATTGTCCCTCAGACCATCCAAACTCAGCGCTCTCATACAGAGGGGAACCAGTCAGAAGCCAAGTACCACCAGAATGAAAGCTGTATCATGGGTTGCCCATCTCCCTTCAGTGGCAGCCAAAGAGAACTTCACTGTCCCAGTGACTGGAACAGGCTGTTGCAGCAGCCGGAAGACCAAACTTGCAGTGAGGCTGGCTGTGGGGAAAAtgagctaaaaaaaacaccctgCAAGACAGAAGATGCAGAGATCAGCAGAAACGATCTAAGAGCTGTATGTGCAGATGGTGGTGAAGACCTGCAGATAGTGACTTGTGAAGATAATGTAGAAGATGACCTTCATCAATGTGAGAGTtgcaataaaacattcaaaaaccCTTACAGTGTGAAAATGCATTACCGTAGTGTACACCTGAAGGAGATGCACATGTGCACCGTCGCTGGCTGCAACGCTGCCTTCCCATCACGCAGGAGCAGAGACAG ACACAGTGCGAATTTGAATTTGCATCACAAGCTACTGACCAAAGATCATTACAGCACATCAGGTGCAGCATTCACCATGTCAAAAGACACTTCCTCTGATATTACTCATAAAGAGACTCTGAGCCAGGCGTCTGTGATCTTTAAGGGGAGTAACCGCATGGGCCTAGTGTTCCCCATGAGTAAAGCAGTGGAAAATGTGGAAGGTCCAACAAAGGACATGCTGGAAGATGAGACCGTGCTGGACCTGAGTACCAGAGGAAGTGGTCAATCTCCTTCCTGGGACTCTGATGCCGGTAGTGAGGAAGGGCTCCCTCTAGAGGACAGTGATGAGAGCTGTGATGGGCTTACCGCAGGTCAGGCTGCATCTCCAGCTGCTCAGCAGCTCCACAGCTCCTCTCCCATCACCTGCCACGTCTGCCAGAAGGTTTACAGCAACAAGGGCACGTTCAGGGCACACTATAAAACCGTGCACCTTCGGCTTCTACACAAGTGCAAAATACCAGGATGCGATACCACATTCTCCTCCGTCAGGAGCCGCAACCGTCACAGCCAGAACCCAAATTTACACCGGAACCTCCCTGTCCTCAACCAGGAATAG